Proteins encoded together in one Coffea arabica cultivar ET-39 chromosome 2c, Coffea Arabica ET-39 HiFi, whole genome shotgun sequence window:
- the LOC113727503 gene encoding deoxypodophyllotoxin synthase-like isoform X2, protein MQTNNPQVCDSQTQKSKTIPVIYFTTENLNLGTSSWLSTCKAVREALEDFGCFIAVYDKAESECKIDVFASLKEFFNLPMETKLLNVHPDKDAFGYFGPKPNFPLLEAISIEDSTTIEAVQSFANLAWPSGNDHFCETICACTRQLSEVNRMVSKMIFESYGVGRYSDSHIESTSYLFRANAYRVSQEKEPNLGISPHTDTSFVSVLKQDSVQGLQIQSKDGTWIPVDFPPSSVAIMAGMEQWQSTTLFPQSYGDREIKNLYWVVLLPHWNCSSTKRAC, encoded by the exons ATGCAGACCAACAACCCTCAAGTCTGCGACTCCCAAACGCAGAAAagcaaaacaattccagtcataTATTTCACCACAGAAAACCTAAATCTTGGCACAAGTTCTTGGCTCTCTACTTGCAAAGCTGTGAGGGAAGCGTTGGAGGACTTTGGCTGTTTCATTGCAGTTTATGACAAGGCTGAATCTGAGTGCAAAATTGATGTTTTTGCATCGCTGAAGGAGTTCTTTAATCTTCCCATGGAGACAAAATTGCTTAACGTTCACCctgataaggatgcatttggTTATTTTGGACCAAAACCTAATTTCCCTCTTCTTGAAGCCATCTCTATTGAAGATTCAACAACTATTGAAGCGGTTCAAAGCTTTGCCAATCTCGCCTGGCCATCTGGAAATGATCATTTTTG TGAAACAATATGCGCCTGCACAAGGCAACTATCAGAGGTGAACAGGATGGTGAGCAAAATGATCTTTGAAAGCTATGGTGTTGGTAGGTACAGTGATTCTCACATAGAATCAACATCTTATCTCTTCAGAGCCAATGCTTATAGAGTTTCCCAAGAGAAGGAGCCAAATCTTGGAATCAGTCCTCATACTGACACAAGTTTTGTGAGCGTTCTTAAGCAAGATAGTGTACAAGGGTTGCAGATTCAATCAAAAGATGGTACATGGATTCCTGTTGATTTCCCACCATCTTCCGTCGCAATCATGGCAG GCATGGAGCAATGGCAGAGTACGACCTTGTTTCCACAGAGTTATGGTGACAGAGAAATCAAGAACCTCTATTGGGTTGTTCTCCTTCCACACTGGAATTGTTCAAGTACCAAAAGAGCTTGCTGA
- the LOC113727503 gene encoding deoxypodophyllotoxin synthase-like isoform X1, with the protein MQTNNPQVCDSQTQKSKTIPVIYFTTENLNLGTSSWLSTCKAVREALEDFGCFIAVYDKAESECKIDVFASLKEFFNLPMETKLLNVHPDKDAFGYFGPKPNFPLLEAISIEDSTTIEAVQSFANLAWPSGNDHFCETICACTRQLSEVNRMVSKMIFESYGVGRYSDSHIESTSYLFRANAYRVSQEKEPNLGISPHTDTSFVSVLKQDSVQGLQIQSKDGTWIPVDFPPSSVAIMAGDAMLAWSNGRVRPCFHRVMVTEKSRTSIGLFSFHTGIVQVPKELADDNYPSQFTSFDHWGLLKFRSKNPALSSNERVKAYCGRKDI; encoded by the exons ATGCAGACCAACAACCCTCAAGTCTGCGACTCCCAAACGCAGAAAagcaaaacaattccagtcataTATTTCACCACAGAAAACCTAAATCTTGGCACAAGTTCTTGGCTCTCTACTTGCAAAGCTGTGAGGGAAGCGTTGGAGGACTTTGGCTGTTTCATTGCAGTTTATGACAAGGCTGAATCTGAGTGCAAAATTGATGTTTTTGCATCGCTGAAGGAGTTCTTTAATCTTCCCATGGAGACAAAATTGCTTAACGTTCACCctgataaggatgcatttggTTATTTTGGACCAAAACCTAATTTCCCTCTTCTTGAAGCCATCTCTATTGAAGATTCAACAACTATTGAAGCGGTTCAAAGCTTTGCCAATCTCGCCTGGCCATCTGGAAATGATCATTTTTG TGAAACAATATGCGCCTGCACAAGGCAACTATCAGAGGTGAACAGGATGGTGAGCAAAATGATCTTTGAAAGCTATGGTGTTGGTAGGTACAGTGATTCTCACATAGAATCAACATCTTATCTCTTCAGAGCCAATGCTTATAGAGTTTCCCAAGAGAAGGAGCCAAATCTTGGAATCAGTCCTCATACTGACACAAGTTTTGTGAGCGTTCTTAAGCAAGATAGTGTACAAGGGTTGCAGATTCAATCAAAAGATGGTACATGGATTCCTGTTGATTTCCCACCATCTTCCGTCGCAATCATGGCAGGTGATGCCATGCTG GCATGGAGCAATGGCAGAGTACGACCTTGTTTCCACAGAGTTATGGTGACAGAGAAATCAAGAACCTCTATTGGGTTGTTCTCCTTCCACACTGGAATTGTTCAAGTACCAAAAGAGCTTGCTGATGACAACTACCCATCACAATTTACTTCTTTTG